The following proteins are encoded in a genomic region of Magallana gigas chromosome 1, xbMagGiga1.1, whole genome shotgun sequence:
- the LOC117687481 gene encoding uncharacterized protein: protein MATYFVCLLVLVAWVVDLSSAGYYWKKGGKKGSHWKTYDDYSIKGGHKGSYWHLYDSKFDYNPFEYKSGKGIGYAGKDDYGKSGKYEPYYFDGKDDSYVGSSNGNGGDKYGNGDDGYNGKGGNGGLDGYNGGNGKGSNGGKYDKNGGNGNGMNGNGYNDNGGSGYDYDNYFGDSNGNGKDNGYGDYNGNGKSNGNGNGYTDDNGYNGGSKNGGYDEYSGSNGYNGGNGNGGSNGNGYNGGSGNGGYDDYGGSNGNGYNGGNGNGGSNGNGYNGGSGNGGYDDYGKSNGNGYNGGNGKYNGKDEYNGNGYNGGNGNGRYDDYGGSNGNGYNGGNGNGGYNGNGGSNGNGYNGGNGGYDDNGGTNGNGYNGNGGSNGNGYNGGNGNGEYNGKDKYNGNGYNGGNGNGGYDDYGGSNGNGYNGGNGNGEYNGKDEYNGNGYNGGNGNGGYDDYGGSNGYNGGNGNGGKKGNGGSNGNGYNGGSGNGGYDDYGKSNGNGYNGNGGSNGKDDYNGDDGPNGYNGNSGSKGKGGYDYKNGGDKYNGKDKYDDMDNGGYDDKGYIGKIYKGYKEKTSWKPSKSYYGNGISTDYGVDSLYGGDDDYTSPLYGGRGDYSTGSWYRKRHSKWYKKGGSYYTSYKPYYPYKPYRSVYYTSSYKPWYLKSGGYYGKKPWYHLKRSYGKYPYKPFYSGGYPSYRLTGDDDDGLVSLGDDYSSGYRSLGYGGYLGKTNYPWKKLTSHNLYKKKFKYSY, encoded by the coding sequence TTATAGCATCAAGGGAGGACACAAAGGCAGCTATTGGCATTTATACGACAGCAAGTTTGATTATAATCCTTTCGAATACAAATCTGGCAAAGGAATAGGGTATGCTGGCAAAGACGATTACGGCAAATCTGGTAAATATGAACCTTACTACTTTGATGGTAAGGACGACTCTTACGTTGGTTCGTCTAATGGAAATGGTGGGGACAAGTACGGGAACGGAGATGATGGATACAATGGCAAAGGCGGAAACGGTGGACTAGATGGTTACAACGGCGGTAACGGGAAAGGCAGTAATGGTGGCAAGTACGATAAGAATGGTGGAAACGGGAATGGCATGAATGGAAATGGTTACAACGATAACGGTGGAAGCGGATACGATTATGACAATTACTTTGGCGATTCCAATGGTAATGGAAAAGATAATGGATATGGTGATTATAACGGCAACGGGAAATCAAATGGCAACGGTAACGGCTATACTGATGACAATGGTTACAACGGGGGTAGCAAAAACGGTGGTTATGATGAGTATAGTGGATCAAATGGTTATAATGGAGGAAATGGAAATGGAGGATCAAATGGAAATGGCTACAACGGAGGGAGCGGAAACGGTGGATATGATGATTATGGTGGATCAAACGGTAATGGTTATAATGGAGGAAATGGAAATGGAGGATCAAATGGAAATGGTTACAACGGAGGGAGCGGAAACGGTGGATATGATGATTATGGAAAATCAAATGGCAATGGTTACAATGGAGGAAATGGAAAATATAACGGCAAAGATGAATATAATGGTAACGGTTACAATGGAGGTAACGGAAACGGTAGATATGATGACTATGGTGGATCAAACGGTAATGGTTATAATGGAGGCAATGGAAATGGAGGTTATAACGGCAATGGAGGATCAAATGGCAACGGTTACAATGGAGGAAACGGTGGATATGATGACAATGGTGGAACAAACGGTAATGGCTATAATGGCAATGGTGGATCAAATGGCAATGGCTATAATGGAGGAAATGGAAATGGAGAATATAACGGCAAAGATAAATATAATGGTAATGGTTATAATGGAGGCAATGGAAACGGTGGATATGATGATTATGGTGGATCAAACGGTAATGGTTATAATGGAGGAAATGGAAATGGAGAATATAACGGCAAAGATGAATATAATGGTAATGGTTATAATGGAGGTAATGGAAACGGTGGATATGATGACTATGGTGGATCAAACGGTTATAATGGAGGAAATGGAAATGGAGGAAAAAAAGGCAATGGAGGATCAAATGGAAATGGTTATAATGGAGGTAGCGGAAACGGTGGATACGATGACTATGGTAAATCAAATGGCAATGGTTATAATGGCAATGGTGGATCAAATGGAAAAGACGACTATAATGGAGATGATGGACCCAATGGCTATAACGGAAATAGTGGATCAAAAGGTAAAGGAGGATATGACTACAAGAATGGTGGAGACAAATACAACGGTAAAGACAAATATGACGACATGGACAATGGGGGATATGATGATAAAGGCTACATCGGAAAGATTTACAAAGGCTACAAAGAAAAAACTTCTTGGAAACCTAGTAAAAGCTATTACGGAAATGGCATTAGCACAGACTATGGCGTTGATTCCTTGTATGGAGGAGACGACGACTACACATCTCCTTTGTACGGTGGACGAGGGGATTATAGCACGGGGTCGTGGTATCGCAAACGTCACAGTAAATGGTATAAGAAAGGCGGTTCCTACTACACCTCTTATAAACCGTATTACCCATACAAACCATACAGGAGTGTATACTATACTTCATCCTACAAACCGTGGTACCTAAAGAGCGGCGGTTATTATGGAAAGAAACCCTGGTACCATCTGAAACGATCGTATGGTAAATACCCGTACAAACCTTTTTACTCTGGGGGATACCCAAGTTATCGACTGACAGGGGACGATGACGATGGATTGGTTTCCCTTGGGGATGATTACAGTTCAGGGTACAGAAGTTTGGGCTATGGGGGATACCTCGGCAAGACAAACTACCCTTGGAAAAAGTTGACATCGCATAACCtttacaaaaagaaattcaaGTACAGTTACTAA